A genomic window from Massilia sp. METH4 includes:
- a CDS encoding PAS domain S-box protein, which translates to MSENSDHSPSLPQTVPFTTKPALPDFQQRYELLVASISDYAIYMLDSEGYVSSWNAGAERFKGYKAHEIMGQHFSRFYTEEDRAAGLPERALNAARHEGRFEGEGWRVRNDGTRFWASVVIDPIRNADGVLLGFAKITRDITDRRAAQEALRQSEQHFRLLVQGVTDYAIYMLSPKGEITNWNVGAQRIKGYTQEEVLGTHFSRFFTDEDREAGVPQRAIETAAREGRFESEGWRVRRDGTRFFAHAVLDAIRDENGTLIGFAKITRDVTEQRATAESLEQTRNALFQAQKMEAIGQLTGGVAHDFNNLLAVLSSGVDILHAQNPGSTTLRVLNSMRRAIDRGALLTQQLLSFARQQPLSAALHQANALIGSFEQVLRRASGPQVSFVFDLAPRLASIFVDEARFEATLLNLVVNARDAMPGGGSLTLETRNVQLRDKEVGTLPAGDYVRVMVRDTGTGMTPEVVSRAFEPFFTTKPVGKGTGLGLSQVYGFITQSGGDVQIRTEMGKGTAISLFLPAHECVVESGGEGNAHAERVLIVEDDQLVMAVACDLFETMGYEVHTAPDGVAALRLLEQHGTEVGVDVLFTDLMMPNGMTGLDLAREVRRRWPQVKIIIASGYPQQAAQDQPADLDEFDFVGKPYRLADLARHLRAPS; encoded by the coding sequence ATGAGCGAAAACTCAGACCACAGCCCGTCGCTGCCCCAGACCGTGCCTTTCACGACCAAGCCGGCCTTGCCCGACTTCCAGCAACGTTACGAGCTGCTGGTGGCGAGCATCAGCGACTATGCGATCTACATGCTCGATTCCGAAGGTTATGTGAGCAGCTGGAACGCCGGGGCTGAGCGTTTCAAGGGGTACAAGGCCCACGAGATCATGGGCCAGCACTTCTCCCGTTTCTACACGGAGGAGGACCGTGCCGCCGGCCTGCCCGAGCGGGCACTGAACGCCGCGCGCCACGAAGGCCGCTTCGAAGGCGAGGGCTGGCGCGTGCGCAACGACGGCACGCGCTTCTGGGCCAGCGTGGTCATCGACCCGATCCGCAATGCCGACGGCGTGCTGCTCGGCTTTGCGAAGATTACGCGCGACATCACCGACCGCCGCGCCGCCCAGGAAGCGCTGCGCCAGAGCGAGCAGCATTTCCGCCTGCTGGTGCAAGGGGTGACCGATTACGCGATCTACATGCTGTCGCCGAAGGGGGAGATCACCAACTGGAACGTGGGCGCGCAGCGCATCAAGGGCTACACGCAGGAAGAAGTGCTGGGCACCCATTTCAGCCGCTTCTTCACGGACGAGGACCGGGAGGCCGGCGTGCCGCAACGGGCGATCGAAACGGCGGCGCGCGAAGGCCGCTTCGAGAGCGAAGGGTGGCGCGTGCGCCGCGACGGCACGCGCTTCTTTGCCCACGCCGTGCTCGATGCGATCCGCGACGAGAACGGCACCCTGATCGGCTTCGCCAAGATCACGCGCGATGTGACCGAGCAGCGCGCCACGGCAGAATCGCTGGAGCAGACCCGCAACGCGCTGTTCCAGGCCCAGAAGATGGAAGCGATCGGCCAGCTGACGGGCGGCGTGGCGCACGACTTCAACAACCTGCTGGCCGTGCTGTCTTCCGGTGTCGACATCCTGCATGCGCAAAACCCGGGCAGCACCACGCTGCGGGTGCTGAACAGCATGCGCCGCGCGATCGACCGCGGCGCGCTGCTCACGCAGCAATTGCTGTCCTTCGCGCGCCAGCAGCCGTTGTCGGCGGCGCTGCACCAGGCCAATGCCTTGATCGGCAGTTTCGAACAGGTGCTGCGCCGCGCCAGCGGGCCGCAGGTGTCGTTCGTGTTCGACCTGGCGCCGCGGCTGGCCAGCATCTTCGTCGACGAAGCCCGCTTCGAGGCCACGCTGCTGAACCTCGTCGTCAACGCGCGCGACGCGATGCCCGGCGGCGGTTCGCTGACGCTCGAAACGCGCAATGTGCAACTGCGCGACAAGGAGGTGGGCACGCTGCCGGCCGGCGACTACGTGCGCGTGATGGTGCGCGACACCGGCACGGGCATGACGCCGGAAGTGGTCTCCCGCGCCTTCGAGCCGTTCTTCACCACCAAGCCGGTCGGCAAGGGCACGGGCCTGGGCCTGTCGCAGGTCTATGGCTTCATCACCCAATCGGGCGGCGACGTGCAGATCCGCACCGAGATGGGCAAGGGCACGGCGATCAGCCTGTTCCTGCCGGCGCACGAGTGTGTCGTCGAATCGGGCGGCGAGGGCAATGCGCACGCCGAGCGCGTGCTGATCGTGGAGGACGACCAGCTGGTGATGGCGGTGGCCTGCGACCTGTTCGAAACGATGGGTTATGAAGTGCACACTGCGCCGGACGGCGTGGCCGCGCTGCGCCTGCTGGAGCAGCACGGCACGGAGGTGGGCGTCGACGTGCTGTTCACCGACCTGATGATGCCGAATGGGATGACGGGCCTCGACCTGGCTCGCGAGGTGCGCCGCCGCTGGCCCCAGGTGAAGATCATCATCGCTTCCGGCTACCCGCAGCAGGCGGCGCAGGACCAGCCGGCGGACCTGGATGAATTCGACTTTGTCGGCAAGCCATACCGGCTGGCCGACCTGGCGCGGCATCTGCGTGCGCCGAGCTGA
- a CDS encoding family 1 glycosylhydrolase: protein MKKDDAIQTRGIELWGGLEGTVNRVRDQYFSQMDQNGHGERISDLDRFAALGITAIRYPVLWELTAPDGVETANWSWADERLPALRDLGVTPIVGLVHHGSGPRHTSLVDPEFGPKLAEYAGAVARRFPWVEYYTPVNEPCTTARFAGLYGVWYPHGRDDLTFLQALINQCKGVVLSMRAIREVNPNAKLVQTDDLGKTYSTPEMAEWADFYNERRWLAWDLLCGMVDEDHELFKYFLKSGISAEEVLWFRDNPCPPDVMGLNYYVTSERWLDHRGERYPAQYVGPHGFADIETARALATPTPGIGPLLEETWERYGLPMAVTEAHIDANREDQLRWLLEVWNAAHDVRRKGADMRAVTVWSLLGSYDWNCLVTECRGYYENGAYDLRSPEPRPTALARLMRELASGRAPSSPVLQGLGWWRRPGRFLCPPVATSATVAALPAERHQANRPVQPILISGATGTLGSAFARICEERNLAFKVLTRQEMDIADPASVEAAIRQHRPWAIINAGGYVRVHDAEQESDRCLRENAHGPVVLANACARHDIRLLTFSSDLVFDGSKGTAYVESDPVAPLNVYGQSKAEAERRVLAVNPDVLMVRTSAFFGPWDRHNFVTLALQALQEGRSFTAASDLVVSPTYVPDLVQTCLDLLIDDECGIWHLSNGEAVSWADLARRVCALAGLDESLVDAQPATALEGQAPQPRYSALSSERGNLMPTLDDALQRYLKAVEEVRREGDTHVGAAQAAHYGSS from the coding sequence ATGAAAAAAGATGACGCAATCCAGACCCGGGGGATCGAGCTTTGGGGCGGACTGGAAGGTACGGTCAACCGCGTGCGCGATCAATATTTCAGCCAGATGGACCAGAACGGTCATGGCGAGCGGATCAGCGACCTGGACCGCTTTGCGGCGCTGGGCATCACCGCGATCCGCTACCCCGTGCTATGGGAGCTGACCGCTCCCGACGGCGTGGAAACCGCCAACTGGTCATGGGCCGATGAGCGCCTGCCGGCGCTGCGCGATCTCGGTGTGACACCGATCGTGGGCCTGGTGCACCACGGCAGCGGCCCCCGCCATACCAGCCTCGTCGACCCGGAATTTGGCCCCAAGCTGGCCGAGTACGCCGGCGCGGTGGCGCGGCGCTTCCCCTGGGTCGAGTATTACACTCCCGTCAACGAACCTTGCACCACGGCCCGCTTTGCCGGCCTGTATGGTGTGTGGTACCCGCACGGCCGCGACGACCTCACCTTCCTGCAGGCGCTGATCAACCAGTGCAAGGGCGTGGTGCTGTCGATGCGGGCGATCCGCGAAGTCAACCCGAACGCCAAGCTGGTGCAGACCGACGACCTGGGCAAGACCTACAGTACGCCGGAAATGGCCGAATGGGCGGACTTCTACAATGAGCGCCGCTGGCTGGCGTGGGACCTGCTGTGCGGCATGGTCGATGAAGACCACGAGCTGTTCAAGTATTTCCTCAAGAGCGGCATCAGCGCGGAGGAAGTGCTGTGGTTCCGCGACAACCCCTGCCCGCCGGACGTGATGGGCCTGAACTACTACGTGACGAGCGAACGCTGGCTCGACCACCGGGGCGAGCGCTATCCGGCCCAGTACGTGGGCCCGCACGGCTTCGCCGACATCGAGACGGCGCGCGCCCTGGCCACGCCCACACCGGGTATCGGCCCCCTGCTGGAAGAAACGTGGGAGCGCTACGGCCTGCCGATGGCGGTGACGGAAGCGCACATCGACGCCAACCGCGAAGACCAGCTGCGCTGGCTGCTGGAGGTGTGGAATGCCGCGCACGACGTGCGCCGCAAGGGGGCGGACATGCGCGCCGTCACCGTATGGTCGCTGCTCGGCTCCTATGACTGGAATTGCCTGGTGACGGAATGCCGCGGCTATTACGAGAACGGCGCCTACGACCTGCGCTCGCCCGAGCCGCGCCCCACGGCGCTGGCGCGCCTGATGCGCGAACTGGCGAGCGGCCGCGCGCCCTCCTCGCCCGTGCTGCAAGGCCTGGGCTGGTGGCGCCGGCCCGGCCGCTTCCTGTGCCCGCCGGTGGCCACCAGCGCCACCGTGGCCGCGCTGCCGGCCGAACGCCACCAGGCCAACCGCCCCGTGCAGCCCATCCTGATCAGCGGCGCCACCGGCACGCTGGGCAGCGCCTTCGCCCGCATCTGCGAGGAGCGCAACCTGGCCTTCAAGGTGCTCACGCGGCAGGAAATGGATATCGCCGATCCCGCCTCGGTGGAAGCGGCGATCCGCCAGCACCGACCATGGGCGATCATCAACGCCGGCGGCTACGTGCGCGTGCACGATGCCGAGCAGGAGAGCGACCGCTGCCTGCGCGAGAATGCGCACGGCCCGGTGGTGCTGGCCAACGCCTGCGCGCGCCACGATATCCGCCTGCTGACCTTCTCCAGCGACCTCGTGTTCGACGGTTCGAAGGGCACGGCGTACGTGGAAAGCGACCCGGTGGCGCCGCTGAACGTGTATGGCCAGAGCAAGGCCGAGGCGGAACGCCGCGTGCTGGCGGTGAACCCCGACGTGCTGATGGTGCGCACCAGCGCCTTCTTCGGCCCGTGGGACCGCCACAACTTCGTCACGCTGGCGTTGCAGGCATTGCAGGAAGGCCGCAGCTTCACCGCCGCGAGCGACCTGGTGGTATCGCCCACCTACGTGCCCGACCTGGTGCAGACCTGCCTGGACCTGTTGATCGACGACGAGTGCGGCATCTGGCACCTGTCCAACGGCGAGGCCGTGTCGTGGGCCGACCTGGCGCGGCGCGTCTGCGCGCTGGCGGGGCTGGATGAATCGCTGGTCGACGCGCAGCCGGCCACCGCTCTGGAAGGCCAGGCGCCGCAGCCGCGCTACTCGGCCTTAAGCAGCGAACGGGGCAACCTGATGCCCACGCTGGACGATGCGCTGCAACGCTACCTGAAGGCGGTGGAGGAAGTACGCCGCGAGGGCGATACGCATGTCGGCGCAGCCCAGGCGGCGCATTACGGCAGCAGCTGA
- a CDS encoding cyanophycinase, with the protein MTTPEREDGCLLIIGGDEQRKCRERILARFVELAGGPERNFVLLTSASQEPEEMARPYQEALARLGVKQCGIVHTESREQANDPVLADRLCHADGILITGGDQKRLMAVIGGTAVDRALHEALKRRCACLAGTSAGASAMAGHMLASGFAEFAPEKGAAALGAGLGFVQHIIIDQHFSQRHRINRLLSLIAQNPYLYGLGIDEDTALVVERGVGIEVIGDGGVTFIDGRKMITNAADIGEGEQAELIGIGLHVLPAGSGYLLPGAQPSARLGHVGREAPSPIQEFISNLTKRNPLS; encoded by the coding sequence ATGACTACCCCTGAACGAGAGGATGGTTGCCTGCTGATCATCGGCGGCGACGAGCAGCGCAAGTGCCGTGAACGGATACTGGCGCGCTTCGTCGAACTCGCCGGCGGCCCGGAGCGCAACTTCGTGCTGCTCACCAGCGCCAGCCAGGAACCCGAGGAGATGGCCCGCCCCTACCAGGAAGCGCTCGCGCGCCTGGGCGTGAAGCAGTGCGGCATCGTGCATACCGAGAGCCGCGAGCAGGCGAACGATCCGGTACTGGCCGATCGGCTATGCCACGCCGACGGCATCCTGATCACGGGCGGCGACCAGAAACGGCTGATGGCCGTCATCGGCGGCACCGCCGTCGACCGCGCGCTGCATGAAGCGCTCAAGCGCCGTTGCGCGTGCCTTGCGGGCACCAGCGCCGGCGCCTCGGCGATGGCGGGCCACATGCTGGCTTCCGGCTTCGCCGAATTCGCGCCCGAGAAAGGCGCCGCCGCGCTGGGCGCGGGCCTCGGCTTCGTGCAGCACATCATCATCGACCAGCATTTCTCGCAGCGCCACCGGATCAACCGGCTGCTTAGCCTCATCGCGCAAAACCCTTACCTGTATGGCCTGGGCATCGACGAGGACACCGCCCTGGTGGTCGAACGGGGCGTGGGCATCGAGGTGATCGGCGATGGCGGCGTGACCTTCATCGACGGCCGCAAGATGATCACGAATGCCGCCGATATCGGCGAGGGCGAGCAGGCCGAGTTGATCGGCATCGGGCTCCACGTGCTGCCGGCCGGCTCGGGCTACCTGCTGCCCGGCGCGCAACCATCGGCGCGGCTGGGACATGTCGGGCGCGAGGCGCCGTCTCCCATACAAGAATTCATCAGCAATCTGACCAAAAGGAACCCGCTATCATGA
- a CDS encoding mechanosensitive ion channel family protein, translating to MRYVLWGNPIQEWATALAVAFAAAAVMILLRTFLIHRLSQVAERTETRVDDWFLRMMRNTYSIFIVILALYLGSLMLDFSKKYEVLLWRIAVTAMLLQAAVWADTGVRVWRRRYRQAAIGGLPDSTAGVASTAIIDFILRLIVWVVFVLMILDNLGFNITTLVASLGIGGIAVALAVQNILGDLLASLSIVLDKPFVVGDFIIVGEYLGTVEYIGLKTTRLRGLGGDQVIFSNGDMLKSRIANQTRMFARRAAFMIRVRYGTSPDKLAAVPQMVKEIIEAQEATASFERAHLRNLGQWAIEYEVVYWIKTDDYFVFMDTNQEVLLGVLRGLAERGIDIAFPTQLNVRPAEVYTEQASPLNSPLSGTGAGI from the coding sequence ATGCGATACGTCTTGTGGGGCAATCCGATCCAGGAATGGGCGACTGCGCTGGCCGTGGCCTTCGCCGCCGCCGCCGTGATGATTCTGCTGCGCACCTTCCTCATCCACCGGTTGTCCCAGGTGGCCGAGCGCACGGAGACGCGGGTGGACGACTGGTTCCTGCGCATGATGCGCAACACCTACAGCATCTTCATCGTGATCCTGGCGCTGTATCTGGGCTCGCTGATGCTCGATTTCTCCAAGAAGTACGAGGTTTTGCTGTGGCGCATCGCCGTCACCGCCATGCTGCTGCAAGCCGCGGTGTGGGCCGACACAGGCGTGCGCGTGTGGCGGCGGCGCTACCGGCAGGCCGCCATCGGCGGGCTCCCCGACAGCACGGCGGGCGTGGCGTCGACGGCCATCATCGATTTCATCCTGCGCCTGATCGTCTGGGTCGTGTTCGTCCTGATGATCCTCGATAACCTGGGCTTCAACATCACCACGCTCGTGGCGAGCCTTGGTATCGGGGGCATCGCCGTCGCCCTCGCGGTGCAGAACATCCTTGGCGACCTTTTGGCATCGCTGTCGATCGTGCTGGACAAGCCCTTTGTCGTGGGCGACTTCATCATCGTCGGCGAGTATCTCGGCACCGTGGAATACATCGGTCTGAAGACCACGCGCCTGCGTGGGCTGGGCGGCGACCAGGTGATCTTCTCCAATGGCGACATGCTCAAGTCGCGCATCGCCAACCAGACCCGCATGTTCGCCCGGCGCGCGGCATTCATGATCCGGGTGCGCTACGGCACCTCGCCGGACAAGCTCGCCGCCGTGCCGCAGATGGTGAAGGAAATCATCGAAGCCCAGGAAGCCACCGCGTCGTTCGAGCGGGCGCACCTGCGCAACCTGGGCCAATGGGCCATCGAGTACGAGGTCGTCTACTGGATCAAGACGGACGACTATTTCGTGTTCATGGACACCAACCAGGAGGTCTTGCTCGGCGTGCTGCGCGGGCTGGCCGAGCGGGGCATCGACATCGCCTTCCCCACCCAGCTCAACGTGCGGCCCGCGGAAGTTTACACGGAGCAGGCGTCTCCCCTAAACTCGCCGCTTTCAGGAACGGGGGCGGGCATATGA
- the cphA gene encoding cyanophycin synthetase, whose product MNIIEQRLLRGRNLYSHHPCLLTVLDTGDLKDARTDVLPGFTERLLALLPSLYEHRCSVGKYAGFVQTLQSGTNLAHVVEHVTLALQCLAGTTVNTGRTHDAGGGKYRVVCAYELEQVVTEAFDSAVALVTSLARGDVFPLAETVAALRETAEDHAIGTSTGAIVNAAKARGIPVLRLTEEANLFLLGWGARQKRLQATITADTGHIAVGIASDKQLTKALLQEAGVPVPEGVTVRTLEQAQRAFRRLGCTVTVKPLDGNHGRGVTTRCNTPDELAVAFERARQHGRRVIVERFITGHDYRVLVADGRVAAAALRRPPSVAGDGVSTVRELVEEENRNPARGEGHTNILTKIPLDGHAETVLAEQGLTFDSIPAAGVAVQLRGNANLSTGGTAEDVTDLLPPRTRALCVRAAQKIGLDVAGLDIVCNDIAQPLEEQGGAIIEVNAAPGIRMHQYPSAGTPRNAGEAIVDGMFGKGDGRIPVIAVTGTNGKTTTTLMLEHSIRQTGLRTGCTTTEGVFIDGTCIRKGDCAGYWSARTVLTDPNVDFAVLETARGGILKRGLAFDRCDVAVVLNVSDDHLGLNGVNTLDDLARVKAVVAKAASRAVVLNAQDPYCAAMANELDEQVERLYFSCDPDNALLLRHLESGGRAAYLQDGALILADGTRRHRILWAEEMPSALDGCARHNIANALAAGAAMMAAGLEIGQIADGLASFVSDNVGNPLRANVYDVRGVKVVVDYAHNPAAYAALGATARSMSARRTVAVITAPGDRRDEDLQQVGETCGEAFDEVIVYESPSEHRGRRPGERAALMAAGAIRFSTAVHLELASDAALRLALTRCQPGDVMLFATGTSVAELVDALRDFDPASAQSIAAAAAGG is encoded by the coding sequence ATGAACATCATCGAGCAAAGGCTGCTGCGCGGCCGTAACCTGTATTCGCACCATCCCTGCCTGCTGACGGTGCTGGATACGGGGGACCTGAAGGACGCCCGCACCGATGTGCTGCCGGGTTTCACCGAACGGCTGCTGGCCCTGCTGCCGTCGCTGTACGAGCACCGCTGCTCGGTCGGCAAGTACGCCGGCTTCGTGCAGACGCTGCAATCGGGCACCAACCTCGCCCACGTGGTGGAACACGTCACGCTGGCCCTGCAATGCCTGGCCGGCACCACCGTCAACACCGGGCGCACGCATGACGCGGGCGGCGGCAAGTACCGCGTGGTGTGTGCCTACGAGCTGGAGCAGGTGGTGACGGAAGCGTTCGACTCCGCCGTGGCGCTGGTGACTTCGCTGGCGCGCGGCGACGTGTTCCCGCTGGCCGAGACCGTGGCAGCCCTGCGCGAGACGGCCGAAGACCATGCGATCGGCACCAGCACGGGCGCGATCGTCAATGCCGCCAAGGCGCGCGGCATTCCCGTGCTGCGCCTCACCGAGGAAGCGAACCTGTTCCTGCTGGGCTGGGGCGCGCGCCAGAAGCGCCTGCAAGCCACCATCACGGCCGACACGGGCCACATCGCGGTGGGCATCGCCAGCGACAAGCAATTGACCAAGGCGCTGCTGCAGGAAGCGGGCGTGCCAGTGCCGGAAGGCGTGACCGTGCGCACGCTGGAACAGGCGCAGCGCGCCTTCCGCCGCCTGGGCTGCACCGTGACGGTGAAGCCGCTCGACGGCAATCATGGCCGCGGCGTGACGACCCGCTGCAACACCCCGGACGAGCTGGCCGTCGCCTTCGAACGCGCGCGCCAGCACGGCCGCCGCGTGATCGTGGAGCGCTTCATCACCGGTCACGACTACCGCGTGCTAGTGGCCGACGGCCGCGTGGCCGCTGCCGCGCTGCGCCGCCCTCCCTCCGTCGCCGGCGATGGCGTGTCGACGGTGCGCGAGCTGGTGGAAGAGGAAAACCGCAACCCGGCGCGCGGCGAAGGGCATACCAATATCCTCACGAAGATTCCGCTGGACGGGCATGCCGAAACGGTGCTAGCCGAACAGGGCCTGACCTTCGACAGCATTCCCGCCGCGGGCGTGGCCGTGCAATTGCGCGGCAATGCCAACCTGTCCACCGGCGGCACCGCCGAGGACGTGACGGACCTGCTGCCGCCGCGGACGCGCGCGCTGTGCGTGCGCGCCGCGCAAAAGATCGGGCTGGACGTGGCGGGGCTAGACATCGTGTGCAACGACATCGCCCAGCCGCTGGAGGAACAGGGTGGCGCTATCATCGAAGTCAATGCCGCGCCCGGTATCCGCATGCACCAGTACCCGAGCGCCGGCACGCCGCGCAATGCCGGCGAGGCGATCGTGGACGGCATGTTCGGCAAGGGCGATGGCCGCATCCCCGTCATTGCCGTGACCGGTACCAACGGCAAGACGACGACCACGCTGATGCTCGAGCACAGCATCCGCCAGACCGGCCTGCGCACCGGCTGCACCACGACCGAGGGCGTGTTCATCGACGGCACCTGCATCCGCAAGGGCGACTGCGCCGGCTACTGGTCGGCGCGCACCGTGCTGACCGATCCGAACGTGGACTTCGCCGTGCTGGAAACGGCGCGCGGCGGCATCCTCAAGCGCGGCCTCGCCTTCGACCGCTGCGACGTGGCGGTGGTGCTGAACGTGTCGGATGACCACCTGGGCCTGAACGGCGTGAACACGCTGGACGACCTGGCCCGCGTGAAGGCGGTAGTGGCCAAGGCCGCCTCCCGCGCCGTGGTGCTCAACGCCCAGGATCCGTACTGCGCGGCGATGGCGAACGAGCTCGATGAACAGGTCGAGCGGCTGTATTTCAGCTGCGACCCGGACAATGCCCTGCTGCTGCGTCACCTCGAAAGCGGCGGCCGCGCGGCCTACCTGCAGGACGGCGCGCTGATCCTCGCCGACGGCACGCGCCGCCACCGCATCCTGTGGGCGGAAGAAATGCCTTCCGCCCTGGATGGCTGCGCGCGCCACAACATCGCCAACGCGCTCGCCGCCGGTGCCGCGATGATGGCGGCCGGCCTGGAGATCGGCCAGATCGCCGACGGGCTTGCGTCGTTCGTCTCCGACAATGTGGGCAACCCACTGCGCGCCAACGTATACGACGTGCGAGGCGTGAAGGTGGTGGTGGACTACGCCCACAACCCGGCCGCCTACGCGGCGCTGGGTGCGACCGCGCGCAGCATGAGCGCACGGCGCACCGTGGCCGTGATCACGGCGCCGGGCGACCGCCGCGACGAGGACTTGCAGCAGGTCGGCGAGACCTGCGGGGAGGCGTTCGACGAGGTGATCGTCTACGAATCGCCGTCGGAACACCGCGGCCGCCGGCCGGGCGAACGGGCGGCGCTGATGGCCGCCGGCGCGATCCGCTTCTCCACCGCCGTGCACCTGGAACTCGCTTCCGACGCCGCGCTGCGGCTGGCCCTCACCCGTTGCCAGCCGGGCGACGTGATGCTGTTCGCCACCGGGACTTCGGTCGCGGAGCTGGTCGATGCGCTGCGCGACTTCGATCCGGCGAGCGCCCAGAGCATCGCCGCGGCCGCGGCGGGCGGCTGA
- a CDS encoding glycosyltransferase family 2 protein, with translation MIESQPRVAVLVPCYNEATTIAAIVRDFRVALPTAQIYVFDNNSTDDTVAIASASGAVVCHVTAQGKGSVVRRMFSDVEADAYVMVDGDDTYDASAAPRMVEKLLAEGMDMVVGSRVTEEEQAYRFGHRFGNRLLTGCVAALFGRTFSDILSGYRVFSRRYVKSFAAHSTGFEIETELTVHALGLRMPVAEVETRYKSRPEGSVSKLSTWRDGARILLTILRLFKSERPLATYSIAFVLCALTSVGMAAPLAVTYLETGLVPRLPTALLCTAIMLFGVILLACGIILDAVTKGRIEQKRFAYLSVPMAARPNPSSRGSAAVA, from the coding sequence ATGATCGAGTCCCAACCACGCGTTGCCGTCCTGGTGCCGTGTTATAACGAGGCCACTACCATCGCCGCCATCGTCCGCGATTTCCGCGTGGCGTTGCCCACGGCCCAGATCTATGTGTTCGATAACAACAGCACGGACGACACCGTCGCGATCGCCAGTGCCAGCGGCGCCGTGGTGTGCCACGTGACGGCACAAGGCAAGGGCTCCGTGGTGCGCCGCATGTTCTCGGATGTGGAGGCCGACGCCTACGTGATGGTGGACGGCGACGATACGTACGACGCTTCGGCCGCGCCACGCATGGTCGAGAAGCTGCTCGCCGAAGGGATGGACATGGTCGTGGGCAGCCGTGTCACCGAGGAAGAGCAGGCCTACCGCTTCGGGCACCGCTTCGGCAACCGGCTGCTGACCGGTTGCGTGGCCGCGCTGTTCGGCCGCACGTTCAGCGATATCCTGTCCGGCTACCGCGTGTTCTCGCGCCGCTATGTGAAGTCGTTCGCCGCCCACTCCACCGGGTTCGAGATCGAGACCGAGCTGACGGTGCACGCCCTGGGACTGCGCATGCCGGTCGCGGAGGTGGAAACGCGCTACAAGTCGCGGCCGGAAGGATCGGTCTCCAAGCTCTCCACCTGGCGCGACGGCGCGCGCATCCTCCTCACCATCCTGCGCCTGTTCAAGTCGGAGCGCCCGCTGGCCACGTATTCCATCGCCTTCGTGCTGTGCGCGCTGACCTCGGTCGGCATGGCCGCGCCGCTGGCGGTGACGTACCTCGAAACGGGGCTCGTGCCACGCCTGCCCACCGCGCTGCTGTGCACGGCCATCATGCTGTTCGGTGTGATCCTGCTGGCCTGCGGCATCATCCTCGATGCGGTGACCAAGGGCCGCATCGAACAGAAGCGCTTTGCCTACCTTTCCGTGCCGATGGCGGCGCGGCCCAATCCGTCCTCGCGCGGCAGCGCCGCGGTGGCATGA